Within the Candidatus Eremiobacteraceae bacterium genome, the region GGCCCACGTGGCGATATCCGGTTCGTGGGTGACGATCACGATGGTGATATGACGTGATTCGTTGAGCGATTTGAAGATCGCCATGATCTCCTCGCTGCTGCGACTGTCGAGATTGCCCGTCGGCTCGTCCGCCAAGATCATGGCCGGGTCGTTGACCAGCGCGCGCGCGATCGCCACGCGTTGCTGCTGACCGCCCGAGAGCTCGGTGGGAAGATGGTCCAGCCGGTTGACAAGCCCCACGGCTTCGAGCGCGGCTCGCGCACGAGCATGCCGTTCCTGCGCTTCGATGCCCGCATAGGTCAGAGGCAGCTCGACGTTTTCAAGCGCCGAGCTGCGCGCGAGCAGATTGAATCCTTGGAACACGAATCCGAGACGCTTGCTCCGTATCGCGGCGAGCTGGTCGCGCGAGAGCCTCGACACGTCTTCGCCTTCGAAAAGATACGTGCCCGACGTCGGCGTGTCCAAGCAGCCGATGATGTTCATGAAGGTGGATTTTCCCGAGCCGGATGGACCCATGACGGCGAGAAACTCCCCGGTGTCCACGCGAAGATCCACGCCGGCAAGCGCCGCGACGTCGACGCCGCCCATAGCATAGACTTTGCGGAGCGCGCGGACTTCGATCGCGGGAACGCTGCTCGGAGCGCCGCTCGATGCGTCTTCCATCATCCGCCGAACCTGCCGCCGCCGCCGCCGACCGGTGTGGTGCCGCCGCTGAAGTGATGCGCCTGCAGCTGCCCGACGATCACTTTATCGCCTTCGCTCAAATCGCCGCTTGCGATCTCGAAGTTGCGGCCGTCGGTCAAGCCGATGACGATCTGAACCGGATGCGGTCGCCCGTTGACGAGCGTCCACACCGTGACGGTGCTTCCCGGGGCCCCGGCGATCGCCGGTGCCGCGGTTGTCGCATTTGCCGGGCCGAAGCCTGGGCTTGATTGCGCGCCGGCGCCGGCGTTGCTCGCACCCTGTCCTCCGCCCTTGAACAGCAGGGCGGCGGTGGGCACGACCAGGACGTGTTTGCGCGCAGAGATCGCGATCAGGACATCGGCCGTCATACCGGGTTTCAGCCGCGCGGACGCGTCATGGACTGCAACGATCGCGTCGTACGTCACCACGTTCTGCACCGTGTTCGGGTTGACGCGCACTTGCGTCACGGCGCCGTGAAACGTGACGTTTGGATACGCCGGTACGCTGATCGAAGCCGTTGCGCCGGCTTTGAGCTGGCCGACGTCGGCCTCGCTCACCGATACGTCGACTTCCATATCTTTGAGCGACGACGCGATCACGAAGAGCGTAGGAGTGGAAAACGACGCCGCGACCGTCTGGCCGACGCTGACCGCGCGCGAGACGACGATGCCGTCGATGGGACTCGTTATCGTGGTTTTCGATAGGTTGTAGGCAGCCTGTTGGGCCTGTCCTTGTGCCGCTTGCGATTGCGCGCTTGCGGCGCTGGCTTGAAACGTGGAGGCATTGTGCTGCTGGATCGTGGCGTCTCTTTGCGCGGCGGCGGCGACCGCTTGTGCGCGCGCGGCGGCGAGCGCGGCGTTCGCCGACCGTAAGTCGGCGACGTTCGCGCTGTTCGCCGCGGTATCTGTGTCCATCTGGCTCTGTGAGATGTAACCCTTCGCGAGCAGATCCTGATCGCGCGCGATGGTCGCGTGCGAAAGCGCGACCTGCGCCTGGGCTTTCCCAACAGCTGCGACGGCGGCGTTGGCGTTTGCTTGAGCCTGCATGGCCGTTGCGTCCGCGCTTCGGATGGACGCCGCCGACTGATCGGCGCTTGCAGCCGCCGCACCGGCGGTGGCGTCGGCAGCGTTCAGTGCTGCGTTGGCCTGAGTGGAGGCGGCCTCGAAACTCGTGGGATCGAGCGTGGCGAGCGTTTCGCCTTTGTGAACGATAGAATTGTAGTCGACGCTCAGCGTGGCGATCGTGCCGGAGACTTGGGTGCCGACGTTGACCTCATCGACCGGAATGACGGTTCCGGTCTCTTCGATGGTCGCATTGATGTCCGCGTACTTGACCGGCGCGGTCAGATAGCGCGGCGCGGCCGCCTGTTTGTTGACCGCGCCGATGATGATCCATACGATGATGGCCGCCGCCACTATCGCCAGACCGACTATCCATGACCGTTTCACGCCTTGCTCGTCCTCTCGGTTGTCGTCCATGTTATGGAACGAAATAATCTTATATCAGTGTTGACTGTACCGCCAACACCTTACACGTCAATGGGAATTGATGAGAATGGCCTTAGAGAAACGCCTGTTCGAGAGCTAGGGCTTATGGGACATCGGCCTCGATGAACACGTTGTCGGATTCGATCAACATACGCCGATCGCTCGCCGCTTCGATCCAACCTCTCGAGACGAGCGACGCATTGTCTCCGTCGAGCCGAAAGATGACGCCCGGGACATCCATCGTCGCGTAGTTCTTTCCATTGAAGTGATCGCAAGAGACCTCGACGGCCTGCGAGAGCGCACCATCGGTCGCGCGTGACATCGCTGCTTCCGACAGGATGCTGACGCGGCGGTGCAAGCGGATGTCGTCGATCGCGCTGCCGCTTCCCGCCATGCCGGCGGCACACGTGTCGCCGTCGGCGAGCACATGGTGCGGAATCCCATACATCGGCGAAGCCGGTGGTGGGATCGCGATGGTTCGATCGCCTCGTATAAGGTACCAACCGCTTATCTTGCCGGAATTGCCGACAGTAATCATGCGATTGTCGTTCTTGAACGATATCGCCCAAGAGTCTTTATCGAGTACGATCGGGTGCAACACGCCTCCGGAGAGAACTGCGATCTGCTGTCGATCGGAATTCAGCGGGTAGTACGTCACATAGAGCGTTTCGTCGACGATACGCGCCTCGCTGAACAGCCACGGCAGCCGCAGAACGCTCACCTTAACGCGTGGGCCGAAGGATGATTTCGAGATCACCGGCGCGAGCGCGACGAGCTTCGCTTCGACGGGGGATGGAAGCGGTGATCGCGGCGGGGATTCAGTACACCCGGCGATCGCCGCGCACGAGATCAGCGTGGACGCGAGGAGAGCGCCGAAACGCGCCACGGAGACCGCGGCTATGACTTTCCGGGTTGCGGCACTATGCGGATGTACGGCCGTGGGGACTCCCAACCTTGCGGATATGTCTGTTTCGCCTCGTCGTTGGAAACGGATCCGGCGATGATGACCTTTTCGCCGTTCTTCCAGTTGACCGGCGTCGCCACCTTATGCTTCGCCGTCAGCTGCAGCGAATCGAGCACGCGCAGCACTTCGTCGAAGTTACGGCCGGTGGTCATCGGATAGACGAGAATGAGCTTGATCTTTTTGTCCGGGCCGACGATGAAGACGTTTCGAACCGTGGCGTTATCGGCGGCTGTGCGCCCAGACGCGTCGCCTTCGACGTCGGCGGGAAGCATGCCCCACGATTTCGCTATCTTCAGATCGGTGTCGCCGATCATCGGATAGTTTGGGGCGTGGCCCTGCGTTTCTTTGATATCGCTGGCCCAGCGCGCGTGATCGGATATCGGATCGACGCTCAGTCCGATGATCTTGGTGTTGCGCTTGTCGAACTCGGGCTTGATCTTCGCCATGTAGCCGAGTTCGGTCGTGCAAACCGGCGTGAAATCTTTCGGATGCGAGAACAGCACGGCCCATCCGTCGCCGATCCATTCGTGAAAACGGATCTTGCCTTCGGTCGTCTCGGCCTCGAAATCGGGGGCGGTGCTGCCAATCGTGAGCGCCATCTGTGAGTCTCCTTCATCTGTAGAGCGGCCGACATTATTCGTCGTGGACGCTCAAGTCCTTCGCGCGGCTCAAGTGGCGCTTACAAGGAGATTTCGAATTCTACTTTGACGTCGTCCTTTACTCTGACGGTGCCGCCCGCGATGCGGATCGGCGAGATACCAAATGTGGATTGGCGCACTGTTGCTGTGCCCTTGAAATGCGCCGCGTCGATTCGCGTCACGGAAAACGTGAGCGGGTGCGTCTGACCGTGCAGCGTCAGGTCACCGGCCACCGACCAATTGTCGCCATCCGTCGTCGCGATCTTCGATGATCGGAATTCGATGAGCGTGTAGTGGGCCGCATCGAGGACTTCCGGTCCGATCATGTTGGCTTGAACTTGGTCACGCCGGTTGGAAGGCATCTTCGGATCGAGCACCTGCATCTTGGTCGCGTCAACTCGAACGTCAACCGCTTTCGACTCGTCGTTGAACCAACCCGATGCGATTGACGCATTCACCACATGATTGTCCGCGGCGAAAGCGAAGATGCCTTCCTTATAGACGGAGACGGTCATGTGAGAACGCGCGACATCGATGGCGTGCACGTGGCTATTCGGCGTTTGATCTGCCGCCATCGCGGCGGCAGCGAAAATGATGACCGCCGGAAGAATTTGGATGGTGAGTTTCATGTCGATAGCTACGCCTCCGTTCGCAAGTCTAACCGAGCGGCGTGAAGAACGGCTGAAGGAAGCGGGCGATCTCCTCGACACATTGCATTGGCGTGACTTCTGAACGCGTGGGATTTTCGGTCAAAGCCGCGGTCATCCCGATCGGTCTCAGGGCTCCCAGAGTTCGACGTTGATCGTTATCGACGAGACGCGTCCGTCGTCGACTACGAGCGTGATTGTCTCGGATTGTCTTTCCAATTTGCCCTGCCAGTATTGCGGTTTGCCCTTGTAGTAGACCGTGTCATCGGCCCCGTAAGAGGTCACGAAATGCTTACCGTGCATCACCGGCGGTCCGTAGAGCGCGAGCACTTGCGAGTAGGGACTCCCGATGTGCAGTCCTCTGCCGGTAGCGTAGTGCGACAGGTCCTTATCAGGGACAGAGACACCCGGCGGCGGGGGCGCAGTAAAAAGCGCCCAGCCCAATTGGTCCGTGCCCGACCGCGCGAGCCCGATGTGGTGCGAGCGATCGTAGCTATAGAGGTCCCAGAAAGAAAGCATCAAGACGTTCGAGCCGCCGTTCGGATCTTTGCACATCGTTGCGAACGTCTTGCCGCACAAGTAGTCGGGCGTCGAGATGTGCTGGACTGTGACCGGACCCGGCTTGTCGCTGAGTCCCGTGGCCTGCGAGAACCATTGGTCCACGGTATTGGTCGCTGCCGGTGATGCCGCTGCACAGATGCCGACCACGATCGCTGTTAGGGCTGGTCGCACAAGAATACGCATAGTAACCCTCTCAGTACCGAGCGGAGTTGCGGTGACGTCATTCGGGTTGCGTTTCCGGCGGTCCCTTTTCGCCGTCAACGGTCGATGAGCGAGATGTATCGCGCGACATCGAGCGCCGCATCCTTCATCAAATGCGAGTTCCTGCAGGCATCGGCGTTTTGTCTTGAAGAACGCGACCGCACGCGGTCATCCAATATCCCAGCCGAAGGAGACCACAATGGCCATCTCGTCGTCGGATAACGGGCTGAACTTCGAGCTCCCGGAGGACCTGAAGCTGCTGAAGCGCTCGATCCGCGAGTTCGTGGAGAAAGAGCTCTGGCCGCTCACCGATCACCTCGAGCAGCACGATGAGATCCCGAAATCCGCGCTCGACAAGATGAAGGAAATGGGACTCTTCGGGTTGCCCTTCAGCGAAGAGTACGGCGGCGCCGGGATCGGCGAATTCGGTTATTGCGTTGCGCTCGAAGAACTTGGCCGCGCGAGCTCCGCATTCTCCAACGTCCTTGGCGCGCATTGCAGCATCGGCGTGATGGCGCTTTATCTCGACGGCAGCGACGCGCTCAAGAAGCGTTACATGCCCACCTTGTGCGCGGGCGAAAAACTCGGCTGTTTCGCCCTATCGGAGCCGGCCGCCGGATCGGATGCCGCGAATATCCAGACCGCGGCGCGCCTGGACGGCGACACGTACGTGCTCAGCGGCGTCAAGCACTTCATCACCAGCGGCGACTTAGCGGACTACGCGACGGTCTTCGCCGTGACCGACAAGAATCTCGGCGCGCGCGGCGGCATCACGGCGTTCTGGGTGGACCTTAATCAGCCCGGCGTCACGCGCGGCAAGAACGACGCGAAGATGGGCTTGTACGGAAGCCATACCTGCGAATTGATCTTCCAAGATGCCAAAGTCCCGGCCGATCACGTCATCGGCAAAGTCGGCATGGGTTTTATCACCGCGATGAAGACGCTCGACATGGGCAGGCTTTCACTCGGCGCCGGCTGCGTCGGCGGATCGCAAATATTGCTCGAGAAAGCGATCGCCCACGCCAAGGAACGCATCCAATTCGGCAAACCGATCGCGAAGCAGCAGGCCGTGCAATTCATGCTCGCCGACATCGCTACGGAGATCCATGCAGCACGTAACATGGTCTATCACGGCGCGTGGAAAGCCGATCGCGGCGAACGATTCTCTCTTGAAGCCGCGATGGTCAAACGTTACTGCTCCGACATGGCGATCTTTGTCGTCGACCGCGTGCTGCAGATACACGGTGGCATGGGCTTCATGAAAGAGACCGGCATCGAGCGCGCCTACCGCGATGCACGCATTCTCGCGATCTACGAAGGCACGAACGAGATCCAGCGCATGATCATCGCCGAAGAGCTTCTGAAGTAGCGTGCGACGTGGGCCGACTAGCGTCGGCCCCTTCGAATAAGCGGAGATTGAGCGCGGATGCCGGTGACGGGCCCGCCTTCCGCGCTCATATCCTTCATACCAAAAAGCGGCTGGAAAAGTTCCTTACGGCGACGCGGCCGCGGTTGGAACAGTCGTCGGGGGCTTGATGACGGTCGTTATCAGGCCGCCGGCGATCGCCAGCACGAAGATGGCCAGAAACACGATCACGAAGATACGATAGACCCGCGCGCGGCTCTTTTTGTTCCGCATGGACTGCACTTGGCGTTATCTCCTCGCTGCTGCGGGTTTGCCCCACAACCGTTCAAGATTGTAGAATTCGCGCGCCGGCGGTGTGAAGACGTGCACGATCACCGCACCGTAGTCCACCAATATCCACGTCCCGTCTTTATAACCTTCGACGCGGACCGGAGATCCGAATTTCGTCTCCGACGCTTCTACGACGGCATCGGCGATGGCGCGCGCTTGGATGATCGAGCGGCCGGTCGCAACGACGAAATAATCTGCAAACGCCGCTTTCTTCCGGATATCCAGCACGAGAACCGCTTCCGCCTTCTTCTCTACCGCGGCCGCGCGACAATCGTCGGCAAGCCGCCGGACCTCGGCGTCGGTCAGCGTCTTGACCGTGGCACTGGCCGACGCGATCCCAGCGCGTTTCGGCGCGAGTGATTCGCGCTGTCGCGTTGTGATCCGGGTTGCCGCGACCTTTTTCTTAGGCCGTCCTGTCATGCGATTTCACCAACTCATCGTGTAGCGCGAGTGTTTCGGCGGCCAATGGTATCTGCCGCCCGTTGAGATATTGAATGGAAGACATGATGCAAGCGAGCAGCCCGGCATCGAGCGACGTGTATGCGAGCATCTCAAGGCGTTCGCGGTCGGCAAACGTGCGGCCCGGTTCGAACGTGTCCGCTTCGTAGACGATTTTTTCCAGGGCGCTCATGCCGGGTACGGCTACCGTATGGCGCGCGATCGCACCGAGTATGTCCGGATCGTCGATCGCAAAATCACGGCGCGCGATGTCGGCGCCGACCGCGGCATGCAACAGAACCGGATACGTGCGTTCGACGGCGGAGACCGGCAGCCCGTGGCGATCCGCATACGCGAGCAGTTCTGCGGGGGTCCACAACCGCGCGATGTCGTGCACGAGGCCGGCAATGCGAGCCTTCAGCGTTGGAGCGCCATGATGCGCAGCGAGTTTCTCCGCGGCTCGGGCGACGCTGACGCAGTGCCGGTAGCGCTCCGGCGTCAGGCGCGATCGCATGGCTCTGCAGAGTTCAAGGAAGTCGGCAGCGGCGAACGAGGATAGGATCAGTCCAGGCCCGCTTTCATGACCGCGAGCCGATTGCGAAATATCTCGCCTTTGAGATTGCCCGCCCACATCACGAGCGCGTTCTCGTCGTTGTCGGAATAGTAACCGCGGCGCGTGTTGACGATGGTGAAGCCGTACTTCTTATAAAGATTCTGGGCCGCGACGTTCGATTCGCGCACTTCCAGCGTCACCCAGCAAGCGCCGCGCTCGATCGATTCTTCCAAGAGCGCAACGAGCAATCGTTCGCCGAAGTGATTGCGCTGATGGCGGGGGTGCACTGCGATCGTGGTGATGTGCGCGTCTTCGAGGATCACCCAGAGGCCGCCATAGGCGACGACTTCGTCGCCACACCTGCCGACGAAGTAATGCGCGAGGCGATTGTCGGTCAATTCGTTCTGGAATGCGTTGCGCGGCCACGGTGTCGGAAAACAGAGCGATTCAACCTCGAGGACGACCGGTATGTCCTCGACGCGCATCGGCTCGATTTCCAGACTTCGCGGAGGCGATTTCATATGTGAGCCCCCAATTCGCGGGACGCAAAGCGCGACCCCTTTAGGTTCGACCGTGTCGCCGCTCCCAATTCACGACCGCGTTCGGCCGTTGCCCATAGTCGATCGCGAGGCTGCGCCAATCGGCCGCCGCGCCGGCCGCAATCGCCTCGGTACCCAGCTTCACGACGGCGCGCGCGCGGGATCCGATCGCACGCACCGATCCGCGAATGGCTTGCGCCGCAGCGGCCGCACCCGACGCTTCACCCAACGAATCGCGCGCGGCCGCCGCGATCTCATCGCGCGTGCCCGCAACGCTGAGAAAGTCGCTGCGTGACGCCCGGCTGTAGATGCGCGCGTAGTAGAACTCACGCTTTCCCTCCACCACGACGACCGCTGGAGCCGCCTGTGTATCCTCTTCACGCAGTGCTGCTTCAACGTCGAACGCTGAGACACCGATCGCGGGCACGTCGAGCGCTTGCGCGAGACTTTTCGCGAACGCAACGCCGATCCGCAATCCGGTGAACGATCCGGGTCCGCAACAGGCGGCGACTGCTTCGATGCTCGCGACATCGGTCTGCAACTCCTCAAGACAACGGCGCACGAGCGGCAACACTCCCTCGAGCGCTTGTCGATCGGTGCCATCCGATGCCGCTGCGTCCCCGCGCTGGACCGCGACCTCAACGCGGCCGCCGGTGTGTATGCCGACGACGGTTCCAGGACGCGTCACGTGAGAACGCCGACGCAGCGACCGAAAGTCTCGACTGTCGCGTTGCGGCTTTCGCCGTCCAATGAGATCGAAATTTCGATCCGATCCGCAGGCCAGACCGTCTCGCCGGCACGTTCCGGCCACTCGACGAGCGCGATGCCGTCGGGCGGCAAGTATTGCGCGAGGTCGAGTTCTTCGACTTGCGCGGGGCCATCGAGCCGGAAGAGGTCGAGATGCGACATCGGCATACGCCCGCCATCGTGACGATGCGCGATGGTGAATGTCGGACTCGTCGCGTGACCGCCGCCAAGTGCTGCGATGAAGCCGTCCGCGAGGGTCGTCTTGCCGGCGCCGAGCGGTCCGCGCAATAGCACGACCGTGCCCGGCGGACACGTTTCCGCGAGCGCTGCGCCGAACGCGCGCATGTCCTTTTCCGTCGCGATGCGCCTCACAAACATCACGTCGCGCTTACCAAACCCGACACGTCGTTCCCTCTGCACACCCTCGACTGCGACGCGCAAAGCGGGGATACTCCGCGTGGAAACCGAACCTTTGATCACACTAGCAGCGCATTCGCCGAGCTTCGCTCGGCGCGCTACGTTCATGAGGTAGACCGCGAGATTTGACGCCTAAAGACGACGATCGTCCGCGCGACGGACGCGACAGCGACAAGAAGAAAAAGCCCGAGATAAGCTTCGAGGAATATCGCCACACCAGCCCCTCGGATCGGGTAATCGGCGTCAACGTCGAAGACGAGATGCGCAGGTCGTATCTCGACTACGCCATGAGTGTCATCGTCGCGCGGGCCTTGCCCGATGTGCGCGACGGCCTGAAACCGGTCCACCGCCGGATACTCTTCGCCATGTCGCAGCTCGGGCTCAATCCGGATAAGGCGCATCGCAAGTGCGCCGGTACCGTCGGCGAAGTGATGAAGAATTACCACCCGCACGGCGACGTCTCCATCTACGATTCGCTCGTGCGCATGGCGCAGAATTTCAGCTTGCGCTATCCGCTCATCGACGGCCACGGCAATTTCGGTTCGGTCGACGGCGATCCGCCCGCGGCCATGCGCTATACGGAATCGCGCCTGGCGTCGTTGGCGCTCGAGATGCTCGCCGACATCGACAAAGAGACCGTCGATTTCGTCCCCAACTACGACTCGTCCACGCGCGAACCGTCGCTGCTGCCAGCGCGCGTTCCCAATCTTTTGATCAACGGTTCTTCGGGCATCGCCGTGGGCATGGCCACGAATATCCCGCCGCACAACATGACCGAGATCAGCGACGCGCTCATCGCGCTGATCGACGATCGCGATCTCAGTGACGACGCACTGCTGAAGATCGTGACCGGACCCGACTTTCCCACCGCCGGCCTCATCTTGGGGCGCGAAGGCATCCGCCAGAGCTACCTCACCGGCCGCGGCTCGATCATCATGCGCGGCAAACACGAATTCGAGGAACTGCGCGGCGGCAAACAGGCCATCGTCATCACGGAGATCCCGTTCCAGGTCAACAAAGCGCGTCTCATCGAGACCATGGCGCAGCTCGTCACCGACAAAAAAGTGGCGGGAGTCTCCGATCTTCGCGATGAGAGCGACCGCAAAGGCATGCGCATCGTCCTCGAACTCAAACGCGATGCGCAGCCGCAGCTGCTGTTGAACCAACTCTACAAACACACGCCGCTGCAGACGAGCTTCGGCGTGAACAACGTCGCGCTGGTGAACGGCGCGCCGCGCACGCTTACGCTGCGGCAGATGCTCGACGAGTACATCGAACACCGTAAGGTCGTCGTCACGCGGCGTTCGCAGTACGAGTTGCGCAAGGCCAAAGAGCGGGCGCATATTCTCGAAGGCTACCGCATCGCGCTCGACCATATCGACGCGATCATCAAGTTGATCCGCGCGTCGCAGACCACCGACGAAGCGCGCGCCGGCCTGATGAAGAAATTCAAGCTCTCGGAGATCCAAGCCAACGCGATCCTCGACCTTCGCCTACAGCGCCTCGTAGCGCTCGAGCGCCAAAAGATCGAAGACGAGTACGTCGAGCTGCTCAAGACCATCGCGAATCTCGAGGACATCCTGCGCAGCGAGCGCCGCGTGTACGCGATCGTCAAAGACGAGACGCTTGCCGCCAAAAAGAAATACGGCGACAAGCGCCGCACGCAGATCGTGGAAGCCGAAGGCGAGTTCGAGATCGAGGATCTCATCCCGGACACCGAGGTCGTCATCACCGTCACCGACGTGGGCTATATCAAGCGCCAGCCGGTGGACGCGTTCCGCGCGCAGAACCGCGGCGGCCGCGGCATCACGGGCGTCAATTTGAAAAAGGAAGACGTGCCGCGCTATCTGTTCGCGGCGACCACGCACCAGCACATCATGTTCTTCACCAACCGCGGCCGCGTGTATCAGATGCCCGCGCACCACGTTCCCGATGCATCTCGTCAGGCGCGCGGCACGGCGCTCATCAACTTGCTCACGCTGCCGCCGGGAGAGATCGTCACCGCCGTGCTGCCGGTGAAGCGCGGCGACACTTCGGGCTACTTGGTGATGGCCACAAAAAAGGGCTATATCAAGAAGTCGCTGCGCTCCGATTTCCAAAACGTTCGGCGAAACGGGCTCATCGCGATCAACCTCATGGAAGGCGATGAGCTGCTGCACGTCGTGCAAACCGACGGCAAGGCGGAACTCATCCTCGCCACCACCGGCGGGTACGCGGTGCGCTTCGACGAGAAGCGCGTCCGCTCGATGGGCCGTGCCAGCCGCGGCGTGCGCGCGGTGCGGCTTGGCACGCGCGATCGCGTCCAGGCGCTCGACGTCGTCACCAAGGACCGGCGCGAGGTTCTCGTCCTCACGAGCAAGGGCTACGGTAAGCGCACCGACATCGATATGTATCGCAAGACCAACCGCGGCGGCAAAGGCATCAAGACGTTCAATAAGACGGAGAAGAACGGTGAGATCGTCGAGCAGATGCTCGTCAAACCGGACGACGACATCATGTGCGTTGACAGCTCAGGCGTCGTCATCCGGGTGCG harbors:
- the gyrA gene encoding DNA gyrase subunit A, translated to MTPKDDDRPRDGRDSDKKKKPEISFEEYRHTSPSDRVIGVNVEDEMRRSYLDYAMSVIVARALPDVRDGLKPVHRRILFAMSQLGLNPDKAHRKCAGTVGEVMKNYHPHGDVSIYDSLVRMAQNFSLRYPLIDGHGNFGSVDGDPPAAMRYTESRLASLALEMLADIDKETVDFVPNYDSSTREPSLLPARVPNLLINGSSGIAVGMATNIPPHNMTEISDALIALIDDRDLSDDALLKIVTGPDFPTAGLILGREGIRQSYLTGRGSIIMRGKHEFEELRGGKQAIVITEIPFQVNKARLIETMAQLVTDKKVAGVSDLRDESDRKGMRIVLELKRDAQPQLLLNQLYKHTPLQTSFGVNNVALVNGAPRTLTLRQMLDEYIEHRKVVVTRRSQYELRKAKERAHILEGYRIALDHIDAIIKLIRASQTTDEARAGLMKKFKLSEIQANAILDLRLQRLVALERQKIEDEYVELLKTIANLEDILRSERRVYAIVKDETLAAKKKYGDKRRTQIVEAEGEFEIEDLIPDTEVVITVTDVGYIKRQPVDAFRAQNRGGRGITGVNLKKEDVPRYLFAATTHQHIMFFTNRGRVYQMPAHHVPDASRQARGTALINLLTLPPGEIVTAVLPVKRGDTSGYLVMATKKGYIKKSLRSDFQNVRRNGLIAINLMEGDELLHVVQTDGKAELILATTGGYAVRFDEKRVRSMGRASRGVRAVRLGTRDRVQALDVVTKDRREVLVLTSKGYGKRTDIDMYRKTNRGGKGIKTFNKTEKNGEIVEQMLVKPDDDIMCVDSSGVVIRVRAFEIRETGRSAQGVRVKRLDEGVELIAATNIGKHEESAEKLV